The uncultured Fusobacterium sp. genomic sequence TTTTTAATGTAAAAAGAAAAAAGCTAAAGAGGTAAAAAATCTCTTCAGCTAATTTCAAAGGTTTGGGCTATTTAAATTTGCAACAGCCCCCTTTATTTTATTTATATAAATTTATCCAAATTTGTAAAATAGATATAACAATTATTCCAGTAATAAAGAAAAGAGTAATACTTCTGTGTTTAGCTAAAAGCATATTAATTAATTTAGCTATTAAAACAAGTCCAATTAAAACTCCAATTCCAAAAGTAGTTAAAGGAATAATATAAAGGTTAGTTATAATCTCTCCTATTGAAGAATAAGTTGTAATATTAATCAAATTAGAAAAGAATTTGTTAATAAAACCAAGAATATTATAGTATTCTCCTAACATTAAAAGTAAAAGAGAACCAGAAATTCCAGGAATGATCATAGCTCCAGCAGCAAGTCCACCACAAGCAAAAAGTTTTAAAGCATATCCTGTAGTTATAACACTAACTAATTCTTTTGTACTCTCACCTTTTCCAAATTTATAATCAGCATAAACAAATCCTAAAGTTAAAATAGCTCCTAAAGAGAAAGATAAAATATTTTTTATATCTTTTTTATTTTCTCCTTTGATTATATATGGAATAGATGGAATAATTAATAAACTAAAGCCACCAGCAGTGAGTTTTGGATAATTGGTAAAACAGAACTCTATTATTCTAGCAAAAAGTACAATTCCAATAACGGCTCCACTTCCTATTTGAAGTAAAAATTTTATATATTCTAATTTCTTTTTCATAGGAGCAGTAGGAAAATTTCCAATAGCTTCAGTTAATTTATCATAAACTCCTAAAACAACAGCTAAAGTTCCACCAGAGACTCCAGGCATAATATTAGCTATTCCTATTATAATTCCTTTTAAAAAAAGCTGTATCATCTCTTCTCCTTTTTTACATATGTTCAAATCCATTGATTACCACATCTACTCTTCCAGTTGTAGGATCCATAATTAAACCATGAATTGCTACATTACTAGGCATAAGAGGATGATTTTTAACTTTTGATACACTTTCAATAACTGATTCTTGTACACAATCAAATCCATGTAACCATTTTTTTACTTTTATACCAGCACGAGAAAGAGTATCTAAAGTTTTGATATCAATTCCTTTTTCTAACATCTCTTTTATAATTTTATCTGTATCCATGCTACTAACACCACAATCATAGTGTCCAATTATAAATATCTCTTTAATATCAAATTCATATACACAAATAAGTAAACTTCTCATAGCACTTCCAAAAGGATGAATTATAGTTCCACCAGCATTTTTTATAATTTTTGCATCTCCATTTTTCAAGTTTAAAGCTTTAGGAAGTAATTCAGTAAGTCTAGTATCCATACAAGAAAGTATAGCTATCTGTTTGTCTGGATATTTTGTGGTATTATATTTTTCATATTCCTTATTTTCAACAAAAGTTTTATTAAATTTTAAAATCTCCTCTAGGTTGTTCTTAAATTCCATAAAATCACCTCGTCAAAATATTTTATTTTAATTATTTTATCTGAACTTTTAAATAATGTCAAGTTAACAATTTAGTTAAAAATTGATAAAAAAGCTTCAGGAATTTTACTAGTAAAAGATAAAACTTCCTTAGTAATAGGATGAGTAAAAACTATAGTATGAGCATGTAATCCAAGTCTATTAATAGGATTTTTAGTTGAACCATATTTTTTATCTCCAACTACACTATGTCCTATATCTTGCATATGAACACGAATTTGATTTTTTCTACCTGTCTCAATATTAACTTCAAGTAGAGAATAGTTTTTATTTCTTTTTAAAACTTTATAGTGAGATATAGCTTTTTTTCCTTCTTCTTCATTATCAGTAGAATAAGTTATAAAAGCTTTATTTTCTGCAAGATAAGAGATAATTGTATCCTTATCTTTTTTTACATTTCCTTCTACAAGTGCCACATAAGTTCTCTCTTTTACAGAATCATTCCAAGTAGTTTGTAAGATATCTTGAGCTTTTTCACTTTTAGCAAAAATCATAACACCAGAAGTGTCTCTATCTAAACGATGAACTACAAAAATTTTATCTTTAGGATTTTTTTCTTTTAAATAATTTTTTAAAATATTATAAGCAGTTTTTTCTCTTTCATTTTTTGTAGCTATTGAAAGAATCCCTCTCTCTTTTTCAACTACCAATATATCATTATCTTCAAATAGAATTGTTACACCATTTAAGTTGTGCTTTGCAACTTTAGTTTTATTTATAGTTACTAATTGTCCTACTTTTAATGGTGCATTGTATTGAGATACTATTTTATCATCTACCATTATTTTTCTTTGAGTTAATAAAGATTTTATACTGTTACGACTATTTTCAGGCATTTTTTCCATTAAAAACTTCATTAATTCACTATCTTTATCAACTTTAAAACTTGTATTGTGTTTTGACATTTTTATTACCCTCCATAAATTTTTCATACTGTCTATTATAACATAAACTCTAAATAAAAGATAGAAATTTTGTACTCTCTTTAATTTATTTTTATTTTCTTTTATGTTATAATAATAAGTAAATATTTAATAAAATAAAAAAGAGGTTTGGTTATGGATATATTAGTTAAAGAGTGTGAGAAAATTAAAAATGGTTATTTTATAAAAGTAGAACCTAAAGATATTTTTTATGTTGATGGAAAGGGAGGACAACTGGGAGACAGAGGAAATATTGGAGGAGCAAATGTTCTTGAAGTAAGAGAAGATGGCATTGTCATTGATAAAGAGTTAGATATAAAAGAATATAGCATAGAAATAGATGAGGAAAGAAGAAAGGATATAGCTTGTCAACATACAGCCCAACATATGTTTTCAGCAATTGCATATAACGAATATAATTATAATACAGTTGGATTTAGAATGGCAGAAGAATATACTACTGTTGACTTAGATTCTAATGAGATAGGAGAAGAGATAATAGAAGATTTAGAAAAAAGAGCAAATGAGGTAATTCAAAAAGCTATTCAGTTAAAGATTTTTGTAATGAATAATGAAGAGGCTAGAAAGATAGAGGGACTTCGTAAAGCTATAAAAGATAAGGTTAAAGGAGATGTAAGATTTGTAGAAATTCCAGGAGTTGATTTAGGAGCTTGTGCAGGATTTCATGTAGAAAATACAAAAGATATAAGAATTTTTAAAATTATTAATCATGAGAAGATAAAGGGAAATTATACAAGATTCTATTTTATAGCTGGAGATAGAGCTTTAAAAGATTATACATATAAACATAAACTTTCAAGAGAACTTTGTCATATTTTTAGTTGTAAAGAGTATGAGATTTTAGATATGTTAGATAAAAGTTTAGAGGAGAAAAAGAAATTAGAAAGTGAATGTAAAAATCTTGCTTCACAATATGTTGAACTTTTAGCTGAGAAGCTTTTAAAAGAAGAGGAAAAAGTTTTAAATTATCAACCAATATTTTATTTTGGAGATAGTACAGTAGCCCAATTTTTAGGAAGATATATGAAAGAGGAAAATATCCTTGTTACAGGAAATGGAAATAATTTTTCTATAATGGCTCAAAGCTTTAATTGTAAAGATTTTATTAAATATTTGATTGAGAAAAAAGGAGATATAAAAGGGGGTGGAAATCAAAATAAAGGTAATTTTAAAGGAAAAATTGAAGAAAAAGAGTTAAAAGAATTTTTAAAAGAGTATATTTTACTATCTAAGTAATCTAATATGCTGTTGTAATTGTTCAGTTTTTCTGCTATAATACATTGTTAAATAAAAATTTTATGGAGGAAATAATGTCAGAAAAAATAAATTTATTAAATCTTAATCAAAAAGAGTTAGAAGAGTTTATAGTTTCTTTAGGAATGAAGAAATTTTATGGGAAACAACTTTTTAACTGGTTACATAAGAAAATAGTTAGAGATTTAAATGAAGTAACAAACTTATCATTAAAAGATAGAGAACTTTTAATTGAAAAATCATATATTCCATTTTTAAATCTATTAAAACATCAAGTTTCTAAGATAGATAAAACAGAGAAGTTTTTATTTCAATTAGAAGATGGAAATACCATAGAAACAGTTTTATTAAGACATAAAGATAAAAGAAATACTCTTTGCATATCTTCACAAGTAGGTTGTGCTGTAAAATGTGCTTTTTGTGCAACAGGACAAGGGGGATTTGTAAGAGATCTAAATGTAAGTGAGATTATCAACCAAGTTTATACTGTAGAAAGAAGACTTATAAAGCAAGGAACTAACTTAAATAATATAGTATTTATGGGAATGGGAGAACCTCTTTTAAATCTTACTAATGTTTTAAAAGCTTTAGAAATTTTATCAAATGAAAATGGAATAAATATTTCTAAAAGAAAGATAACTATCTCTACTTCAGGGATTGTACCAAATATAGAGAAAATTTTATTAGAGAAAGTTCCAGTGGAATTAGCTATCTCTTTACACTCTGCAATCAATGAAAAAAGAGATGAGATAATTCCTGTAAATAGAAGATATCCATTAGAAGATTTACATGCTGTATTACAAGAGTATCAAAGACAAACAAAAAGAAGAATTACTTTTGAATATATTTTAATAAATAATTTTAACGTATCAGAGGGAGATGCTAATGCTTTAGCAGATTTCGTACATGATTTTGACCATGTAGTAAATCTTATTCCTTGTAATCCAGTTGAAGGAACAGAGATGACAAGACCATCTGATAAGAAAATAGAAAGATTTGTTAACTTCTTAGAAAATGTGAGAAAAGTTAATGTAACTATTAGAAGAGAAAAGGGAACAGATATTGATGGAGCTTGTGGACAATTAAGACAGAAAAATGCTAAAAAACCTACTAAATAGGAGGTATAGATGAAAAAAATTACATACTTAAAGATATTTCTAGCCGTAATATTTTTAGGGGGAGTTATTACTTCAGGAGTTGTTTTTGGAGTTGTTTATAAATATTATAAGGAACTTCCAGATATATCTACATTAATAGAAGATTATTCTCCATCTATTCCTACAACTGTGTATGATAGAAAGGGAAAAGTCATTGATATTATTTCTAGAGAAACTAGAGAAATAGCAAAATTTAGAGAGATTCCTCAAAATGTAAAAAATGCCTTTTTAGCTATAGAAGATAAGCAATTTTATTCACATCATGGAATACATTATAAAAGATTATTAGGAGCAGTGGTAGCCAATGTAAAAAGTGGAGCTGCTGTTCAAGGGGCAAGTTCTTTTACACAGCAACTTGCTAGAAATGCTTTTCTTTCTCATGAAAAGAGTATAGCAAGAAAAATAAAGGAAGCTCTTATTACTTTTGAAATAGAAAGAAAATATACTAAAGATGAGATTTTTGAAAAGTATCTTAATGAGATATATTTTGGAGCTGGAGCTTATGGAATAAAAACTGCAGCTGAGCAATTTTATAGAAAGGATATTTCACAAATAAACTTAGCTGAGGCAGCCCTTTTAGCAGGTATTCCAAATAGACCAGAAACTTATAACCCAAGTAGAAAATTAAATAACTCTTTAAAAAGAATGAGACTTATTCTTTCAGAGATGTATAATGATGGAATGATAAGTAAAGAAGAGTATGATAAGGCACTTGCTCATAAATTTTACAATGAAAATAATCTACCTAAAGATTTTACTTTAGATGAAAATACAACAATTGTATATAATAAGAAAAATTTTGTAGAATATAATGTACCTGATTTTTCTAACCTTGTAGAGAGTATTTTATTAGAAAATTTTGATGAGGATTTAATCTATACAGGAGGCTTAAAAGTCTATACTACCCTTGATTTAGATATGCAAAAAATAGCTAAAGAAACTTTTGAGAATTATTCATTTTTCAAAAAAGAGGGGAGAAAAGGGTTACAAGGTGGAATGGTAACTGTTGATCCAAATAATGGACATGTAATTTCAATAGTAGCAGGTAAAGATTTTAAAGCTGGTGGTTTTAATAGAGCTACTATGGCAAAAAGACAATTGGGATCATCTTTTAAACCTTTCCTTTATTTTACAGCTCTTCAAAATGGATATGAATTAAATTCTGTAATAGAGGATAGGTATCTTCAATATGGAAGATGGATTCCAAAAAATTATGGAAATAGATATAATAAAAATTTAACTTTACTTACAGCTTTAGATAGATCTGTAAATACTGTATCTATCCAACTTTTAGATAAGGTAGGTATAAGTACAGTAAAAAGAAATGTAGCTAAATTAGATCCTAATTTAAAAATTCCTGATGATTTAACTGCAGCTTTAGGGTCTTTTGAAAATACTCCATTACAACATGCGTTAAATTATAGTGTTTTTGCTAATGGGGGATATAAAGTAGCACCAGTTATTGTCACTTCAGTAGTAGATAAATATGGAAATACTTTATATGAAAAATTACCAGAAAAAGAGAAAATATATGATAGTTTAGATACAAGTTTAATCACATATATGTTAAAAAGTTCTGTTATGTTTGGAAGTTCTGGAAGAGCAGCTGTTTATGATTCTAATAAGAGAAGAATAGAACAGGGAGGAAAAACAGGAACAACAAATGAAAATAGAACTCTTTGGTTTGCAGGAATTACTCCTAATTATGTAACAACTATATATATTGGTTATGATAATAATGCTCCTATAACAGGTGATGTAAGTGGAGGAAATGGAGTTGCTCCTCTTTGGGCTCAATATTATCAAAAACTTGTAGATAAGGGATTATATGACACAACTGCTAAGTTTTCTTTCTTAGAAAATCATTTAAAAAATGGAGATTTAGTTATGCAAACTTTAGCTTTAAATACAGGACTAAAAATGGATAAAGGTAGAGCTTTTGCAATAAGAAGAGGAAAATTAGAATTAGAAAGAGATGACAAATATTCTAAAGGAATAGCTGGAGTTTTTGAAAAAGCTGGATATAAGAATAAA encodes the following:
- a CDS encoding DUF368 domain-containing protein: MIQLFLKGIIIGIANIMPGVSGGTLAVVLGVYDKLTEAIGNFPTAPMKKKLEYIKFLLQIGSGAVIGIVLFARIIEFCFTNYPKLTAGGFSLLIIPSIPYIIKGENKKDIKNILSFSLGAILTLGFVYADYKFGKGESTKELVSVITTGYALKLFACGGLAAGAMIIPGISGSLLLLMLGEYYNILGFINKFFSNLINITTYSSIGEIITNLYIIPLTTFGIGVLIGLVLIAKLINMLLAKHRSITLFFITGIIVISILQIWINLYK
- a CDS encoding carbonic anhydrase, whose product is MEFKNNLEEILKFNKTFVENKEYEKYNTTKYPDKQIAILSCMDTRLTELLPKALNLKNGDAKIIKNAGGTIIHPFGSAMRSLLICVYEFDIKEIFIIGHYDCGVSSMDTDKIIKEMLEKGIDIKTLDTLSRAGIKVKKWLHGFDCVQESVIESVSKVKNHPLMPSNVAIHGLIMDPTTGRVDVVINGFEHM
- a CDS encoding RluA family pseudouridine synthase yields the protein MSKHNTSFKVDKDSELMKFLMEKMPENSRNSIKSLLTQRKIMVDDKIVSQYNAPLKVGQLVTINKTKVAKHNLNGVTILFEDNDILVVEKERGILSIATKNEREKTAYNILKNYLKEKNPKDKIFVVHRLDRDTSGVMIFAKSEKAQDILQTTWNDSVKERTYVALVEGNVKKDKDTIISYLAENKAFITYSTDNEEEGKKAISHYKVLKRNKNYSLLEVNIETGRKNQIRVHMQDIGHSVVGDKKYGSTKNPINRLGLHAHTIVFTHPITKEVLSFTSKIPEAFLSIFN
- a CDS encoding alanyl-tRNA editing protein, giving the protein MDILVKECEKIKNGYFIKVEPKDIFYVDGKGGQLGDRGNIGGANVLEVREDGIVIDKELDIKEYSIEIDEERRKDIACQHTAQHMFSAIAYNEYNYNTVGFRMAEEYTTVDLDSNEIGEEIIEDLEKRANEVIQKAIQLKIFVMNNEEARKIEGLRKAIKDKVKGDVRFVEIPGVDLGACAGFHVENTKDIRIFKIINHEKIKGNYTRFYFIAGDRALKDYTYKHKLSRELCHIFSCKEYEILDMLDKSLEEKKKLESECKNLASQYVELLAEKLLKEEEKVLNYQPIFYFGDSTVAQFLGRYMKEENILVTGNGNNFSIMAQSFNCKDFIKYLIEKKGDIKGGGNQNKGNFKGKIEEKELKEFLKEYILLSK
- the rlmN gene encoding 23S rRNA (adenine(2503)-C(2))-methyltransferase RlmN — its product is MMSEKINLLNLNQKELEEFIVSLGMKKFYGKQLFNWLHKKIVRDLNEVTNLSLKDRELLIEKSYIPFLNLLKHQVSKIDKTEKFLFQLEDGNTIETVLLRHKDKRNTLCISSQVGCAVKCAFCATGQGGFVRDLNVSEIINQVYTVERRLIKQGTNLNNIVFMGMGEPLLNLTNVLKALEILSNENGINISKRKITISTSGIVPNIEKILLEKVPVELAISLHSAINEKRDEIIPVNRRYPLEDLHAVLQEYQRQTKRRITFEYILINNFNVSEGDANALADFVHDFDHVVNLIPCNPVEGTEMTRPSDKKIERFVNFLENVRKVNVTIRREKGTDIDGACGQLRQKNAKKPTK
- a CDS encoding transglycosylase domain-containing protein, yielding MKKITYLKIFLAVIFLGGVITSGVVFGVVYKYYKELPDISTLIEDYSPSIPTTVYDRKGKVIDIISRETREIAKFREIPQNVKNAFLAIEDKQFYSHHGIHYKRLLGAVVANVKSGAAVQGASSFTQQLARNAFLSHEKSIARKIKEALITFEIERKYTKDEIFEKYLNEIYFGAGAYGIKTAAEQFYRKDISQINLAEAALLAGIPNRPETYNPSRKLNNSLKRMRLILSEMYNDGMISKEEYDKALAHKFYNENNLPKDFTLDENTTIVYNKKNFVEYNVPDFSNLVESILLENFDEDLIYTGGLKVYTTLDLDMQKIAKETFENYSFFKKEGRKGLQGGMVTVDPNNGHVISIVAGKDFKAGGFNRATMAKRQLGSSFKPFLYFTALQNGYELNSVIEDRYLQYGRWIPKNYGNRYNKNLTLLTALDRSVNTVSIQLLDKVGISTVKRNVAKLDPNLKIPDDLTAALGSFENTPLQHALNYSVFANGGYKVAPVIVTSVVDKYGNTLYEKLPEKEKIYDSLDTSLITYMLKSSVMFGSSGRAAVYDSNKRRIEQGGKTGTTNENRTLWFAGITPNYVTTIYIGYDNNAPITGDVSGGNGVAPLWAQYYQKLVDKGLYDTTAKFSFLENHLKNGDLVMQTLALNTGLKMDKGRAFAIRRGKLELERDDKYSKGIAGVFEKAGYKNKKIENTNNNLKESNEFKEIPLENQETISQPIKNDTKDSLFQRLLGN